From a region of the Gammaproteobacteria bacterium genome:
- a CDS encoding pyridoxal phosphate-dependent aminotransferase: MHTPLPLSARMAEIQPFHVMALLARARDLERKGRHIIHMEIGEPDFPTPEPIIQAGHEALSAGHTHYTPATGLPALREAIAGFYRQRYGVEVAPERIVVTPGASGALLLVLAALVDPGNQVLMSDPGYPCNRHFVRLFEGRAKSIPVTAETDYQVTPDLLRAHWSGRAVAALVASPSNPTGTVIYQPQMAAMADFVESKGGRLIVDEIYHGLVYEEGNAVTTALSISDQLFVINSFSKYFGMTGWRLGWTVAPEAYVPELDKLAQNLFLAPSTPAQYAALAAFDDATLTIVEERRREFQARRDYLVPALLELGFEVPAMPQGAFYVYARSRKLAQDSFVFAQRLLEEASVAVTPGIDFGAHGARDHLRFAYTTDLDSLREGVSRLRAFLS; this comes from the coding sequence ATGCATACCCCCTTACCGCTGTCCGCCCGCATGGCGGAGATCCAGCCATTTCATGTCATGGCACTGCTCGCCCGCGCCCGTGACCTGGAACGCAAGGGGCGTCATATCATCCATATGGAAATCGGCGAGCCGGATTTTCCGACACCCGAACCGATTATCCAGGCCGGGCACGAGGCGCTGAGCGCCGGGCATACGCATTACACTCCGGCCACAGGTTTGCCGGCGTTGCGCGAGGCGATTGCGGGTTTTTATCGGCAACGTTACGGCGTGGAAGTCGCACCCGAACGAATCGTGGTGACGCCGGGTGCTTCCGGTGCCTTGTTGCTGGTGCTGGCCGCGCTCGTCGATCCGGGCAACCAGGTGCTGATGAGCGACCCCGGCTATCCCTGCAACCGTCACTTCGTGCGTCTGTTCGAGGGGCGGGCAAAATCGATTCCCGTCACCGCCGAGACGGACTATCAGGTCACGCCCGACCTGCTGCGGGCGCATTGGTCGGGACGTGCCGTGGCCGCACTGGTGGCATCGCCTTCGAATCCCACCGGGACCGTGATTTACCAGCCGCAGATGGCCGCCATGGCCGATTTTGTGGAATCCAAAGGCGGACGGCTGATCGTCGACGAGATCTATCACGGACTGGTGTACGAAGAGGGCAACGCGGTCACGACGGCGCTGTCGATTTCCGATCAGCTGTTCGTGATCAACAGCTTTTCCAAGTATTTCGGCATGACCGGCTGGCGACTTGGCTGGACGGTGGCGCCGGAAGCCTATGTCCCTGAATTGGACAAGCTGGCGCAGAATCTTTTTCTGGCGCCTTCGACACCGGCCCAGTACGCCGCGCTGGCGGCCTTCGACGATGCGACCCTGACGATCGTCGAGGAACGACGGCGCGAATTTCAGGCACGCCGCGATTATCTGGTACCGGCATTGCTCGAGCTGGGTTTCGAAGTTCCGGCCATGCCGCAGGGGGCGTTCTACGTCTATGCGCGCAGCCGGAAGCTGGCCCAGGACAGTTTCGTGTTCGCTCAGCGCCTCCTGGAGGAAGCCAGCGTGGCGGTCACGCCGGGGATCGATTTCGGCGCGCACGGCGCCCGCGATCATCTGCGGTTCGCCTATACCACCGATCTCGATTCGCTGCGCGAGGGCGTGTCCCGGCTGCGCGCCTTTCTGAGCTGA